Genomic segment of Bacteroidota bacterium:
ATTTTAGTTTTAGTACTAAGGTGTCATTTTTCAATTCAATGAAATTTACTTCAATATCTTTAGCCCCTTGGTCAGGACTATCAAGTGATGCAATTAAAGAATCAGACTTGTTCAAAGAAACTTTTAAAACCAAGCGCAGCTCTGTTCCTCCAACATCCAAAGAGCCAAGCCAATTGCCAACAATGGACTGAGAATACGCATTTCTATTATTACAAACTAAAGAAGAAATAATTAAAAATGAAAAAATTAGCCTTTTCATCAAAATATATTTAAAATTAAAAAATCAGCTTCTGGAAAATCAACCAAATATTTCCAAAAAAATTATAAAAATGGTTTAATTAGAATTTTACCATCAGACATTTTCGACATATATTGTAATAGTCCTCGAACGATACCATCAAGTTTTATAGCTTTTTGAATTTTCGTTTCTATCTGTTTTTCAATTATTTTGTTTTGAAGTTGAAGAGAGATTTTTTCGAAATCATCAGCTGATTGATTTTCTATAAAATCGTTCAGATTGAAACCAATTATAGATTTATTGTGAAAGATTGTTTGCAAAACATCAATTCCTCCAATATTGTCGCCCGATAGTCCTCCGTAAACTACCACTTGCGAATTTTCTGGCATCAAATTAAGAATATTCCCGGTTGTTTCGCCTCCCACTGCTTCAAATACAGTTGTGGGATTCAGTTTTTCGCACAATTCAGCAAATTCAATATTAAATTTTTCATCAAGGAGATTCAAAACATATTTTGCACCGGCATTCTTCAGTTCTTCTACATGAGCATCTTTCCTTACAATATTGATAAGATCCATAGATTCTTGCATAGCAAACTTTTGAACGATTTGCCCAATTTGTCCGGCGGCAGCAGTCTGCACTATTGCTTTGCTTCCTCGTGCTTTTGCAAGTTCGAAAAGGGCAAATGCAGTGAAAGGATTTATAGATAAACATGCAGCCTGGTCCATATCAATTTCTTCGACCAGTGGTATGCAGTTTTTTGCACTTGTTAAAAAATATTCAGCCCAAGTCCCATTCTCATTTCCTTGCGAGAAACAACTAACATTTTTGCCCAAAAGTATTGATGCTTCGGGAGAATCGCCTGTTGATACTATTTTTCCGCTGCACTCGAAACCCATTACTTTTGGAAGTGTTTTTTTTACATTATACATTCCCCGCATAAAAGCAATATCTGAAGGATTGCATGGACTAGCCTCAACTTTCACTAAAACCTGATCGCCCATAGGTTGTGGAATTTCGATTTCAGCTATTTCAAGATTTTTTAAAACTTTTATCAAATTCGTGTGATATTCTTTCAAGACTATCGCTCGCATTTTATTTGAAGAATTTTGGTTTTTCATTTATTGAAAATTTTTGTAATTTATTTATTCGAAATAAAATAGAATATTGCAATTTGGAATTAGGTATCAAAATATTTTCCAATTTCAATCAAAATTTATATGAAAATCCTATACTCAAAACTTCCTTAAATTGAATACTTTTTGTAGTAGAGATTTTCACTCCATCAGTATCATAAACCGGAACTTCAATATCGTCATCATAAATCAAATGCGTTGAAATTGTGGTATTCATATGAGAATTTATTTTCAGTCCAATGTTTAGTTCCCAGTTTACATCAATATTTTGTGGACTTTCCAGAAAATTTGAAAAGAAATCAAGCTTATTTTCCACTAATATGTCTTTTGTTAAATCAAATTTGAAATGCGATTTTATGTAAGCTCCCATTTCATCCTTTCTGTTTTTACCATCATCTATACCGTATTTCGTTGGATCAACCACAACTGTATCTCTTACATAAATAGTTTTTGATGTGAGTGGAGAAAATAGAATTGAAAGATTTTCATTAGGTTTAAAGTCCATTCCGAGAGCTAGAACAATGTTTGCTGGAGCAAAGAAATCTGAAACTGCTACAGAATCGTTAGGATATTCATATCCTTTCACTGCTTGAGTTTTCAGGTTG
This window contains:
- a CDS encoding DUF3078 domain-containing protein produces the protein MKKIILVLAIIVSAAFQLVASENDSINVNQQDTIKHWKFGGIGSFNFSQGYQKDWAAGGENSVSTLTIFSLFANFTNDKMKWENTIDAKYGLLKSGEENDFRKNEDVIEINSKYGYSAAKNWYYSALFNLKTQAVKGYEYPNDSVAVSDFFAPANIVLALGMDFKPNENLSILFSPLTSKTIYVRDTVVVDPTKYGIDDGKNRKDEMGAYIKSHFKFDLTKDILVENKLDFFSNFLESPQNIDVNWELNIGLKINSHMNTTISTHLIYDDDIEVPVYDTDGVKISTTKSIQFKEVLSIGFSYKF
- a CDS encoding zinc-binding dehydrogenase, producing the protein MKNQNSSNKMRAIVLKEYHTNLIKVLKNLEIAEIEIPQPMGDQVLVKVEASPCNPSDIAFMRGMYNVKKTLPKVMGFECSGKIVSTGDSPEASILLGKNVSCFSQGNENGTWAEYFLTSAKNCIPLVEEIDMDQAACLSINPFTAFALFELAKARGSKAIVQTAAAGQIGQIVQKFAMQESMDLINIVRKDAHVEELKNAGAKYVLNLLDEKFNIEFAELCEKLNPTTVFEAVGGETTGNILNLMPENSQVVVYGGLSGDNIGGIDVLQTIFHNKSIIGFNLNDFIENQSADDFEKISLQLQNKIIEKQIETKIQKAIKLDGIVRGLLQYMSKMSDGKILIKPFL